The DNA sequence CGATTCAATTTCTTTATCATGGTATTAAATACTTCGACTATCCCGGATTATTTATCACCTTTGAAGAATCTCCCAATGATATAATCAAGAACGCCTACAGTTTTGGATGGGATTTAGAAAGTCTAGTTGAACAGGGTAAACTCTTTATTTTAGATGCTTCTCCCGATCCTGAAGGGCAAGAAGTTGTTGGTAACTTTGATCTATCTGCTCTAATTGAAAGAATCCAATATGCTGTTAAAAAGTATAAGGCAAAATTAGTCTCGATCGATTCTGTTACAGCTATTTTTCAACAATATGATGCGGCCGCAGTGGTGAGACGGGAGATTTTTCGCCTAGTGGCAAGACTTAAAAGCCTTGACGTGACTTCTGTAATGACAACTGAAAGATTAGATGAATATGGTCCGATCGCACGTTTTGGGGTAGAAGAATTTGTTTCTGATAACGTGGTAATTGTACGCAACGTTTTAGAGGGAGAGAGACGTAGAAGAACTATTGAAATTTTAAAATTACGGGGTACTACTCACATGAAGGGAGAATATCCCTTTACTATTACTATTGATGGTATCAATATCTTTCCCCTCGGTGCGATGCAACTTACCCAACGCTCATCTAATGCCCGTATTTCCTCTGGGATTAAAACCCTTGACGAGATGTGCGGAGGAGGTTTCTTTAAAGACTCTATCATCTTGGCGACAGGGGCAACAGGTACAGGAAAAACCCTATTGGTTAGTAAATTCCTCGAAGAAGGTTGCCGACAGGGTGAAAGGGCGATACTCTTTGCCTATGAAGAATCAAGGGCGCAATTATCCCGTAATGCTTTTTCATGGGGGATAGACTTTGAAGAAATGGAGAAAAAGGGCTTACTTAAGCTATTATGTTCTTATCCAGAATCGGCAGGATTAGAAGATCATTTACAGATGATAAAATCAGAAATTGCTGAATTTAAACCCAGTAGAATTGCGATCGATTCTTTGTCAGCTTTAGCTAGAGGTGTTACTAATAATGCTTTCCGTCAATTCGTCATCGGCGTAACAGGCTACGCTAAACAGGAAGAAATTACAGGCTTTTTCACCAATACAACTGATCAATTTATGGGAGCTCACTCCATAACCGAATCTCATATTTCTACCATTACCGACACCATTTTAATGTTGCAATATGTCGAAATAAAAGGAGAAATGTCACGGGCGTTAAACGTCTTCAAAATGCGCGGCTCATGGCATGATAAAGGTATTAGAGAATATACTATCAGTCGTGAAGGTCCAGACATCAAAGACTCTTTCCGCAACTATGAGCGTATTATTAGCGGTTCTCCTACTCGCATTGCAGTGGATGAAAAAAGTGAGTTATCCCGCATTGTCAAAAACGTAAAGGATAAGAGTGCTAATGAATAAAGCGATGTTGCCCAGTT is a window from the Cyanobacterium sp. Dongsha4 genome containing:
- the kaiC gene encoding circadian clock protein KaiC, with protein sequence MNINKEELKAKGVKKIRTMIEGFDEISHGGLPMGRTTLVSGTSGTGKTLFAIQFLYHGIKYFDYPGLFITFEESPNDIIKNAYSFGWDLESLVEQGKLFILDASPDPEGQEVVGNFDLSALIERIQYAVKKYKAKLVSIDSVTAIFQQYDAAAVVRREIFRLVARLKSLDVTSVMTTERLDEYGPIARFGVEEFVSDNVVIVRNVLEGERRRRTIEILKLRGTTHMKGEYPFTITIDGINIFPLGAMQLTQRSSNARISSGIKTLDEMCGGGFFKDSIILATGATGTGKTLLVSKFLEEGCRQGERAILFAYEESRAQLSRNAFSWGIDFEEMEKKGLLKLLCSYPESAGLEDHLQMIKSEIAEFKPSRIAIDSLSALARGVTNNAFRQFVIGVTGYAKQEEITGFFTNTTDQFMGAHSITESHISTITDTILMLQYVEIKGEMSRALNVFKMRGSWHDKGIREYTISREGPDIKDSFRNYERIISGSPTRIAVDEKSELSRIVKNVKDKSANE